The Mycolicibacterium mageritense genome contains a region encoding:
- a CDS encoding acyl-CoA synthetase has protein sequence MNLFAVLDQAAAQFGERGAVYSGDRQLHTFGQLRDRVLRLASSLQTVGDCGTRIAVASENRPEIVELMFAIWAAECVFVPVNFKLHAREMADIVADAGASVVFASPKIAAGLSVDVPVEVIGSDAYTERFAAAPTTPPVTDPASLAWLFYTSGTTGKSKGAMLSHRNLMAMTVSHLADIDDPDENCSLIHGAPMSHGSGLYVVPYLLRGARQVVPESGAFEPDEFLDLCAHHPGSSAFLAPTMVQRLVDTGRAAPRNLRTIVYGGGPMYVDGMKKALAAFGPVFTQIYGQGESPMTITGLRRRDHAAVDEAVLGSVGTARSGMQVAVVGDGGRPVDVGEIGEIVCRGDAVMSGYWKNPSATAATLKDGWLYTGDMGSFDARGYLTLRDRSKDVVISGGSNIYPREVEEVLLEHAGVAEACVVGAPDPDWGEIVVAFIVGDADAAELDAHLLERIARFKRPKRYEFVDTLPKNSYGKVLKRELRARLG, from the coding sequence GTGAATCTCTTCGCAGTCCTCGACCAGGCCGCCGCCCAGTTCGGCGAACGGGGTGCGGTGTACTCCGGCGACCGGCAGCTGCACACCTTCGGGCAGCTGCGCGACCGCGTGCTGCGGCTGGCATCGTCATTGCAGACCGTAGGCGACTGTGGCACGCGAATCGCCGTCGCGAGCGAAAACCGGCCCGAGATCGTGGAACTCATGTTCGCGATCTGGGCGGCCGAATGCGTCTTCGTGCCCGTCAACTTCAAACTCCACGCACGCGAGATGGCCGACATCGTCGCCGATGCGGGCGCGTCGGTGGTTTTCGCGTCGCCGAAGATCGCGGCAGGCCTGAGTGTGGACGTACCGGTCGAGGTCATCGGGTCCGACGCGTACACCGAGCGGTTCGCTGCCGCGCCCACCACACCACCGGTCACCGACCCGGCCAGCCTGGCGTGGCTCTTCTACACCAGCGGCACCACCGGTAAATCCAAGGGCGCCATGCTGTCTCATCGCAATCTGATGGCTATGACGGTGTCGCACCTGGCCGATATCGACGATCCCGACGAGAACTGCAGCCTGATCCACGGCGCGCCGATGTCGCACGGATCAGGGTTGTACGTGGTGCCCTACCTGCTGCGCGGGGCCCGGCAGGTGGTGCCCGAATCGGGAGCCTTCGAACCTGACGAATTCCTGGATCTGTGTGCGCACCATCCGGGTTCATCGGCGTTCCTGGCGCCGACCATGGTGCAGCGGCTCGTCGACACCGGCCGCGCCGCCCCGCGCAACCTGCGCACGATCGTCTACGGCGGCGGGCCCATGTACGTCGACGGCATGAAGAAGGCGCTGGCCGCGTTCGGACCGGTGTTCACGCAGATCTACGGGCAAGGCGAATCTCCCATGACCATCACCGGTCTGCGCCGCCGCGACCACGCCGCCGTCGACGAGGCCGTGTTGGGATCGGTCGGGACGGCCAGGTCAGGCATGCAGGTCGCGGTGGTGGGCGACGGTGGCCGCCCCGTCGACGTCGGTGAGATCGGCGAGATCGTGTGCCGGGGCGATGCCGTCATGTCCGGGTACTGGAAAAACCCGAGTGCGACCGCGGCGACCCTCAAGGACGGCTGGCTCTACACCGGCGACATGGGGTCGTTCGACGCGCGCGGTTATCTCACCTTGCGCGACCGGTCGAAGGATGTGGTGATCAGCGGCGGCAGCAACATCTATCCGCGTGAGGTGGAAGAGGTGTTGCTGGAGCATGCCGGGGTCGCCGAGGCGTGCGTGGTCGGCGCGCCCGACCCGGACTGGGGCGAGATCGTCGTGGCGTTCATCGTCGGCGATGCGGACGCGGCCGAACTCGACGCGCATCTGCTGGAGCGCATTGCGCGCTTCAAGCGGCCCAAACGCTACGAGTTCGTCGACACGCTGCCCAAGAACAGTTACGGCAAAGTCCTCAAACGGGAGCTGCGGGCCCGTTTGGGCTGA
- the frdA gene encoding fumarate reductase (quinol) flavoprotein subunit, translating to MTASHDIVVIGGGGAGLRAAIAIAETNPALNVAIVSKVYPMRSHTVSAEGGAAAVAGADDTIDEHAYDTISGGDWLCDQDAVEAFVAEAPLELTQLEHWGCPWSRTPDGHIAVRAFGGMKKLRTWFAADKTGFHLLHTLFQRVLAYPDIVRYDEWFATTLLVDDGAVRGLVAIELATGRIETILAKAVIMCTGGCGRVFPFTTNANIKTGDGMALAFRAGAPLKDMEFVQYHPTGLPFTGILITEAARAEGGWLLNKDGYRYLQDYDLGTPTPEPKLRSMELGPRDRLSQAFVHELDKGRTDETPYGPVVYLDLRHLGAKLIDTKLPFVRELCRDYQHIDPVTELVPVRPVVHYMMGGVHTDINGATTLPGLYAAGETACVSINGANRLGSNSLPELLVFGNRAGRAAAEYAAGVGANSAAVQAQARAEEQRLERDLSRRTQTGKERIADIRTDMQTVLETAAGIYRDGPTLTKAAEQIRELQERFADAGIDDHSHTFNTELLAFLELSGMLDIAQTIIESASHRTESRGAHQRTDFPGRDDDRFLAHTMAHREPDGSARIDYLPVTITRWPPGERIYGR from the coding sequence ATGACGGCCTCACACGACATCGTGGTGATCGGTGGGGGCGGCGCCGGTTTGCGCGCCGCGATCGCCATCGCCGAGACCAACCCCGCGCTCAATGTGGCGATCGTGTCCAAGGTGTATCCGATGCGCAGCCACACCGTCTCGGCGGAGGGCGGCGCCGCGGCCGTGGCGGGTGCCGATGACACCATCGACGAGCACGCGTACGACACCATCTCCGGCGGCGACTGGCTGTGCGATCAGGACGCGGTCGAAGCGTTCGTCGCAGAGGCCCCGCTCGAGCTGACGCAACTCGAGCACTGGGGCTGCCCGTGGAGCCGAACGCCCGACGGGCACATAGCCGTTCGCGCGTTCGGCGGTATGAAGAAGCTCCGCACCTGGTTCGCCGCTGACAAGACCGGGTTTCACCTGTTACACACGCTGTTTCAGCGGGTGCTGGCCTATCCCGACATCGTGCGCTACGACGAATGGTTCGCCACGACACTGCTTGTCGACGACGGTGCCGTGCGCGGCCTGGTCGCGATAGAACTGGCCACCGGGCGCATCGAGACGATCCTGGCCAAGGCCGTGATCATGTGCACGGGCGGATGCGGCCGGGTGTTCCCGTTCACCACCAATGCCAACATCAAGACGGGCGACGGCATGGCATTGGCCTTCCGAGCGGGCGCACCGCTCAAGGACATGGAGTTCGTGCAGTACCACCCAACCGGGTTGCCGTTCACCGGGATCCTGATCACCGAGGCTGCCCGCGCCGAGGGCGGCTGGCTGCTCAACAAGGACGGCTACCGGTATCTGCAGGACTACGACCTGGGCACGCCGACGCCCGAACCCAAGCTGCGCAGCATGGAACTCGGCCCACGTGACCGGTTGTCACAGGCCTTCGTGCACGAGCTCGACAAGGGCCGTACCGACGAAACCCCGTACGGGCCCGTGGTTTACCTTGACCTACGGCACCTGGGAGCCAAGCTGATCGACACCAAGCTGCCGTTCGTGCGCGAGCTGTGCCGCGACTATCAGCACATCGACCCCGTCACCGAACTGGTGCCGGTGCGTCCCGTCGTGCACTACATGATGGGTGGCGTCCACACCGACATCAACGGCGCGACAACGCTTCCCGGCCTCTACGCGGCGGGCGAGACCGCATGCGTCAGCATCAACGGGGCAAACCGGCTGGGCTCGAACTCGCTGCCCGAGCTGTTGGTATTCGGGAACCGCGCCGGCCGGGCCGCGGCCGAGTACGCGGCCGGCGTCGGTGCGAATTCCGCTGCGGTGCAGGCCCAGGCCCGCGCCGAAGAGCAGCGCCTGGAGCGCGACCTGAGCCGGCGCACCCAAACCGGCAAGGAACGCATCGCCGACATCCGCACCGACATGCAGACCGTGCTGGAGACCGCGGCCGGGATCTACCGCGACGGCCCCACCCTGACCAAGGCCGCCGAGCAGATCCGGGAACTACAGGAGCGTTTCGCCGACGCCGGTATCGATGATCACAGCCACACGTTCAACACCGAACTGCTGGCGTTCCTCGAACTGTCCGGGATGCTCGACATCGCCCAGACGATCATCGAATCCGCCTCGCACCGTACCGAATCCCGCGGCGCACACCAGCGCACCGATTTCCCCGGCCGTGACGACGACCGGTTCCTGGCCCACACCATGGCCCATCGCGAGCCCGACGGCTCAGCGCGGATCGACTACCTGCCGGTCACCATCACCCGCTGGCCGCCTGGCGAACGGATCTACGGGAGGTGA
- a CDS encoding succinate dehydrogenase/fumarate reductase iron-sulfur subunit, whose translation MADRIVMEVARYRPETDSEPVFQSYDVPLTREWAVLDGLNYIKDRLDGTLSFRWSCRMGICGSCGMTVNGDPKLACATFLVDYLPGPVRVEPMRNFPVIRDLVVDISDFMTKLPRVKPWIINDDEPAADTEYRQTPAELEEFKQFSMCINCMLCYSACPVYALDPDFLGPAAIALAQRYNLDSRDEGEDDRRDVLAAADGAWACTYVGECSVACPKGVDPAGAIQRYKLTAATHSVKSLLLPRAAR comes from the coding sequence ATGGCAGACCGAATTGTCATGGAAGTGGCCCGCTATCGGCCCGAAACCGACAGCGAGCCGGTGTTCCAGTCCTATGACGTCCCGCTCACCCGGGAGTGGGCGGTGCTCGACGGGCTCAACTACATCAAGGACCGGCTGGACGGCACACTGAGTTTCCGATGGTCATGCCGCATGGGCATCTGTGGTAGCTGCGGCATGACGGTCAACGGCGACCCGAAACTGGCATGCGCGACGTTCCTCGTCGACTACCTGCCAGGACCGGTGCGCGTGGAGCCGATGCGCAACTTCCCGGTGATCCGCGACCTCGTCGTCGACATCAGCGATTTCATGACCAAGCTGCCCCGCGTCAAGCCGTGGATCATCAATGATGACGAACCGGCCGCAGACACTGAATACCGCCAAACCCCAGCCGAATTGGAGGAGTTCAAACAGTTCAGCATGTGCATCAACTGCATGCTGTGCTACTCGGCGTGCCCGGTCTACGCGCTGGACCCGGACTTTCTCGGGCCCGCGGCCATCGCGTTGGCCCAGCGCTACAACCTGGACTCGCGCGACGAGGGCGAGGACGACCGGCGCGATGTGCTGGCCGCGGCCGACGGTGCGTGGGCATGCACGTACGTGGGCGAATGTTCGGTGGCGTGCCCGAAGGGCGTCGACCCGGCCGGCGCGATCCAGCGCTACAAGCTCACAGCCGCAACACATTCGGTGAAGAGCCTGCTACTCCCGAGGGCTGCGCGATGA
- a CDS encoding fumarate reductase (part of four member fumarate reductase enzyme complex FrdABCD which catalyzes the reduction of fumarate to succinate during anaerobic respiration; FrdCD are the membrane components which interact with quinone and are involved in electron transfer; FrdAB are the catalytic subcomplex consisting of a flavoprotein subunit and an iron-sulfur subunit, respectively; the catalytic subunits are similar to succinate dehydrogenase SdhAB), with translation MTTYRQPVPLLWWTRRASYLRYMLREASCEAVAWAVVYLGLLVWALGTGRYDWFQDFSAHPLVIALNLVTLAFLLLHTVTWFSLAPRAMVVHVRGQRVPAGAVLAGHYAAWLVVSAVIAWLVLA, from the coding sequence ATGACCACGTACCGGCAACCGGTCCCCCTCCTGTGGTGGACCCGACGCGCTTCGTATCTGCGGTACATGCTGCGCGAGGCGAGTTGCGAGGCCGTGGCGTGGGCGGTGGTGTATCTGGGCCTGCTGGTGTGGGCGCTCGGCACCGGTCGGTACGACTGGTTTCAGGACTTCAGCGCCCATCCGCTGGTGATCGCGCTGAACCTCGTGACGCTGGCATTTCTGTTGTTGCACACCGTGACCTGGTTCAGTCTGGCGCCACGCGCGATGGTCGTCCACGTGCGGGGCCAACGCGTGCCCGCGGGCGCGGTCCTGGCCGGACACTACGCCGCGTGGCTCGTCGTCTCGGCGGTGATCGCATGGCTGGTGCTGGCATGA
- the frdD gene encoding fumarate reductase subunit FrdD — protein sequence MSAPTRRTPEPFFWLLFSAGGMVSALMLPVVMLLFGVAFPLGLLDWPGQAHLMAVVGNPLTRIVLAGVFVLGLFHWAHRFRFMVEHGLKLGRFDRAIAVCSYGVAAVGSAVAIWLLLTF from the coding sequence ATGAGCGCGCCCACCCGTCGCACGCCGGAACCGTTCTTCTGGCTGTTGTTCTCGGCAGGCGGCATGGTGAGCGCACTGATGCTGCCGGTGGTGATGCTGCTGTTCGGCGTGGCGTTCCCGCTCGGCCTGCTCGACTGGCCCGGCCAGGCCCACCTGATGGCCGTGGTGGGCAACCCGCTGACGCGGATCGTGCTGGCCGGCGTCTTTGTGCTGGGCCTGTTCCACTGGGCGCACCGGTTCCGCTTCATGGTCGAGCACGGCCTCAAGCTCGGCCGCTTCGACCGGGCGATCGCGGTGTGCAGTTACGGCGTGGCCGCCGTGGGCTCGGCCGTCGCGATCTGGTTGCTGCTCACCTTTTAG
- a CDS encoding ABC transporter permease has product MSTPLTQQANIENSPSAGSVAESGPRGNYHLRPGNLEWRDFAIYIGFVVVFALFALLLRDEGFLQLGNLLNIVRQTAIIVIMAVAGTFVIAAAQIDLSIGATAGLASVVTAMTISSSDSWILGALSGLAAGAVVGAINGSLVAMLRLPSFLVTLAMMGVAIGVAQWMSGFQPKPILDKTFTDIFGSSDVGPIPSLLIWAFAAVVVGIVVLNKTTFGRQVLATGGNEIAAVFSGVRTRRITFTILLVSGLVAGIAGMLYAGRLQSGRYQWGTGDELSVIAAVVLGGTSLFGGYGRVLGSVFGAIFIGLLNNGLVLAGFDISQQAIIQGVIIILAVMLAKTR; this is encoded by the coding sequence GTGTCGACACCACTGACACAGCAAGCAAACATCGAGAATTCGCCGTCGGCCGGGTCGGTCGCTGAGAGTGGTCCGAGGGGAAACTACCACCTCCGACCAGGAAATCTGGAGTGGCGCGACTTCGCAATCTACATCGGCTTCGTCGTAGTGTTCGCACTCTTCGCGCTGCTGCTCCGTGACGAGGGGTTCCTGCAGCTCGGCAACTTGCTTAATATTGTCAGGCAAACGGCGATCATCGTGATAATGGCCGTCGCAGGCACGTTCGTGATCGCCGCAGCGCAGATCGACCTGTCTATCGGTGCCACCGCAGGGCTCGCGAGCGTCGTGACCGCGATGACGATCTCGTCGTCGGACAGCTGGATCTTGGGTGCTCTGAGCGGGTTGGCGGCAGGTGCCGTGGTGGGCGCTATCAACGGAAGCCTCGTAGCGATGCTGCGGTTGCCGTCGTTTCTCGTGACTCTTGCCATGATGGGAGTCGCCATCGGCGTCGCCCAATGGATGTCGGGTTTCCAGCCAAAACCGATTCTCGACAAGACATTTACCGATATTTTCGGGTCGAGTGACGTTGGACCTATACCGTCCCTGTTGATCTGGGCCTTTGCCGCTGTCGTCGTCGGTATCGTCGTCCTGAACAAGACCACCTTCGGCAGGCAGGTACTTGCAACCGGCGGCAACGAGATTGCCGCAGTGTTCAGTGGTGTGCGCACCCGGCGCATTACTTTCACCATACTGCTGGTCTCCGGTCTTGTGGCCGGCATCGCGGGCATGCTCTATGCCGGCCGCCTACAATCCGGCCGGTATCAGTGGGGAACAGGTGACGAATTGTCGGTCATTGCTGCGGTCGTGCTCGGAGGTACTAGTCTGTTCGGCGGGTACGGGCGAGTGCTCGGGTCGGTGTTCGGTGCGATCTTTATCGGGCTGCTCAACAACGGTCTGGTTCTCGCAGGTTTCGATATCAGTCAGCAGGCGATCATCCAGGGCGTCATCATCATTCTGGCAGTGATGCTGGCGAAGACACGCTGA
- a CDS encoding sugar ABC transporter ATP-binding protein: protein MAETTTDPALAVQMRGVCKSFGTNEVLRGVDFDLQRGEVHALLGGNGAGKSTLMKILQGVHRLDAGHISIDGSPVVINSPADATRAGIGMVFQEFSLIPSLSVAANIFLGREPRRFGLVDDHEINRRARALLDQMGADLDPRRTVADLPVGYWQVTEIAKALSSEARILVMDEPTASLPYSEVDMLFELIGRLKQQGISIIYISHRMAEIARVADRLTVLRDGRRVLTDRVPQVSPDRIAETIVGREILSGFQRNRRPGIGAPTVLAVEGVTTDKLTDVSFNVVEGEVVGLAGLIGSGRTELARCLFGADSRNSGKVRVRGRDVAIRRPQDAINAGIMLVPEDRASQGLVGKHTVQTNMLLPSLSHLARRHLIDDRRGRQLCSELARRLNIRESALSEPIVRLSGGNQQKVVFSKWLALAQVGIRPEVLILDEPTGGVDIASKVDIMQLVLDLADKGTAILLISSELEELLAIADRILVMRHGRIEDRISRADIANEESLQLAIQGA from the coding sequence ATGGCCGAGACGACAACCGATCCCGCCCTGGCAGTCCAGATGCGGGGAGTCTGTAAATCATTCGGCACCAACGAAGTTCTGCGTGGTGTCGATTTCGACCTGCAGCGCGGCGAGGTGCATGCGCTTCTCGGAGGAAACGGGGCAGGGAAATCGACGTTGATGAAGATCCTGCAGGGAGTTCATCGTCTTGATGCGGGTCACATCAGCATCGACGGCTCACCTGTTGTGATCAACTCACCAGCGGATGCGACCAGGGCCGGAATCGGCATGGTTTTCCAGGAGTTCAGTCTCATTCCCAGTCTGTCTGTCGCCGCCAACATCTTCCTCGGGCGCGAGCCACGCAGGTTTGGCCTCGTCGACGATCACGAAATCAACCGGCGCGCTCGCGCTCTGCTCGACCAGATGGGCGCAGATCTCGACCCGCGCAGAACTGTTGCCGATCTGCCGGTGGGGTATTGGCAGGTGACCGAAATCGCCAAGGCGCTGAGCTCGGAAGCCAGGATCCTGGTGATGGATGAACCCACCGCAAGCCTGCCTTATTCGGAGGTTGACATGCTGTTTGAACTCATCGGAAGGCTTAAGCAGCAGGGCATCTCGATCATCTACATCAGTCATCGGATGGCCGAGATAGCTCGTGTTGCCGATCGGCTTACGGTGCTCCGTGATGGCCGGCGGGTACTCACGGACCGGGTGCCGCAAGTCTCGCCCGACCGGATCGCCGAAACCATCGTCGGTCGCGAGATCCTGTCTGGTTTCCAACGCAATCGCCGTCCCGGCATCGGGGCTCCGACCGTACTGGCTGTCGAAGGGGTTACCACCGACAAGCTGACCGACGTCAGTTTTAATGTCGTCGAGGGTGAGGTGGTCGGGCTGGCCGGCTTGATCGGCAGTGGCAGAACAGAACTCGCACGTTGCTTGTTCGGCGCAGATTCGCGCAATTCCGGAAAGGTCCGGGTGCGCGGGCGTGACGTTGCCATCCGTCGTCCGCAAGATGCGATCAACGCTGGAATCATGCTTGTGCCAGAGGACCGAGCGAGCCAGGGGCTGGTCGGTAAACACACAGTGCAGACAAATATGTTGCTTCCGAGTCTGTCTCACCTCGCTCGTCGGCATCTTATTGACGATCGACGCGGCCGCCAGCTGTGTAGTGAGCTCGCCCGGCGGCTCAACATCCGAGAGAGCGCGCTCAGTGAGCCGATCGTCCGCCTTTCCGGTGGCAACCAACAGAAGGTGGTTTTCTCGAAGTGGCTCGCTCTTGCACAAGTGGGAATCAGGCCTGAAGTGCTGATCCTCGATGAGCCTACTGGCGGTGTGGATATCGCGTCCAAGGTCGACATCATGCAGCTGGTGCTCGATCTCGCGGACAAAGGAACGGCGATCCTGCTGATCTCGTCTGAGCTCGAAGAACTTCTGGCAATCGCCGACCGGATACTCGTTATGCGGCACGGCCGTATCGAGGACCGAATCAGCCGCGCTGACATCGCAAATGAGGAATCCCTGCAATTGGCAATACAAGGAGCGTGA
- a CDS encoding substrate-binding domain-containing protein, which translates to MPFRALPARRRGVPFRVRESCAVALVAITAGAACTSPSTAAGGPECDPAPYDDAIAAVTAHGVIGLGPYGEAPVSADSIQLSGNEIEHVRGRNATAAIVMHFSGDSWSTAQVDGLKSEFDRLGISVVAQSDAQADPAKQFSDIETAVAARPDVIVSIPSLDPAALAPAYRKAVSAGIKLVFMENPARSFQSGPDYVSVVATDNYGAGVVNAHQMAKALCGRGSVGVLFHAAQVPTNELRERGFVETIERNYPDIDIVGRKGLLGPNWNVEAGSAVNAWLTKHPDLGGVWCWFDAPCEGAIDAARSSGRDRLVVTSIDLGTNVAVDMARGAFVSGIAAAQPYWQGIVEARLAGYALIGKAAPPFVEVPALPVDRHNLTEAWETVYRTEPPADVQKALGAY; encoded by the coding sequence ATGCCGTTCCGTGCCCTGCCCGCACGCCGACGAGGCGTTCCGTTTCGGGTTCGCGAATCGTGCGCGGTCGCACTTGTCGCAATCACAGCAGGCGCGGCGTGCACTTCACCGTCGACCGCCGCAGGCGGGCCGGAATGCGACCCGGCGCCGTATGACGACGCGATCGCCGCGGTCACCGCGCACGGAGTGATCGGGCTGGGGCCATACGGTGAGGCGCCCGTATCCGCCGATTCGATCCAGTTGTCCGGCAACGAGATCGAGCACGTACGTGGACGTAACGCCACAGCAGCGATTGTCATGCACTTCTCTGGTGACAGTTGGAGTACAGCTCAGGTCGACGGCTTGAAATCTGAGTTCGACCGCCTGGGCATCTCGGTTGTCGCGCAGAGCGATGCGCAGGCCGACCCGGCCAAACAGTTCTCCGATATCGAAACCGCAGTCGCCGCAAGGCCGGACGTGATCGTCTCGATCCCTTCGCTGGACCCTGCGGCCTTGGCGCCGGCGTACCGCAAGGCGGTTTCTGCCGGCATCAAGCTGGTGTTCATGGAGAACCCGGCGAGGAGCTTCCAGTCGGGGCCCGACTATGTATCGGTCGTCGCCACAGACAACTACGGCGCCGGGGTTGTCAACGCGCATCAGATGGCAAAGGCGTTGTGCGGAAGAGGCAGTGTGGGCGTGCTGTTCCATGCTGCACAGGTGCCGACCAATGAACTACGGGAACGGGGATTCGTCGAAACGATCGAGCGTAACTATCCGGATATCGACATCGTCGGACGAAAGGGCCTGCTAGGCCCGAACTGGAACGTCGAGGCTGGCTCGGCAGTCAACGCTTGGCTCACCAAGCACCCGGATCTGGGCGGAGTGTGGTGCTGGTTCGACGCGCCGTGCGAGGGTGCCATCGATGCGGCGCGGTCCTCTGGCCGGGATCGTCTGGTAGTCACCAGCATTGACCTCGGAACGAATGTCGCCGTCGACATGGCGCGGGGGGCCTTCGTTTCCGGCATCGCCGCCGCTCAGCCGTACTGGCAGGGCATCGTGGAAGCCCGGTTGGCAGGCTATGCCCTGATAGGTAAGGCGGCGCCACCGTTCGTCGAGGTTCCGGCACTGCCGGTGGACCGGCACAACCTGACCGAGGCGTGGGAAACCGTATACCGTACGGAGCCGCCGGCGGATGTTCAGAAAGCGCTGGGTGCGTACTGA
- a CDS encoding aldehyde dehydrogenase family protein codes for MDIEVPHGRELFIGSRWVQPHGTELAEVVAPFTGKTVAQLPRPSVEDARDAVEGAVASFGAWRDLTLEERHEVVARFCAGLDKRIDDIVATWALEAGMPHGNGLALTTDASVFWHRALDEALTAPWVEVRDTPMGKVEVRHEPVGPVVGVVAFNGPHMQFALAMIPALLAGNTVIIKLAPESRMLGYLFAAAAAEADFPPGVLSILAGDADVSQYLVEHDDVAAVHFTGGTEVGRAVMHACADRVANVVLELGGKSAAIVAADADLEATVPALVDAMALYSGQICLTMTRLVVAREIHDQVVAGLVAGLKALKVGDPTDPETTWGPLAAPRFLERAEGYIHRAVAEGATVAYGGRRPAGLDGYFLEPTLLTNVTRDMEVAQREIFGPVYCVIPFDTIDEAIDIANDSRYGLSGSVFTSDPDIGLEVARRVQSGVFVVNATFPCLAAPFGGVKQSGFGREGGPEGLLSLTQMKCITL; via the coding sequence ATGGATATCGAAGTTCCGCACGGACGTGAACTGTTCATCGGGAGCCGATGGGTGCAACCGCACGGAACCGAACTGGCCGAAGTCGTCGCGCCGTTCACCGGCAAGACCGTCGCGCAGCTGCCGCGTCCCTCCGTCGAGGACGCGCGGGACGCCGTCGAGGGTGCGGTTGCGTCGTTCGGGGCCTGGCGTGACCTGACCCTGGAAGAGCGGCACGAGGTAGTCGCGAGGTTCTGCGCCGGTCTCGACAAGAGGATCGACGACATCGTCGCGACGTGGGCGTTGGAAGCCGGTATGCCGCACGGTAATGGCCTGGCCCTGACCACGGACGCGTCAGTGTTTTGGCACCGTGCGCTCGACGAGGCGCTCACTGCCCCGTGGGTCGAGGTTCGGGATACGCCGATGGGAAAGGTCGAGGTGCGCCACGAGCCGGTCGGCCCGGTAGTGGGTGTCGTTGCCTTCAACGGACCCCACATGCAGTTCGCACTGGCCATGATTCCCGCGTTGCTTGCCGGCAACACGGTGATCATCAAGCTGGCTCCCGAGAGCCGGATGTTGGGGTATCTGTTCGCCGCCGCAGCTGCCGAGGCCGACTTTCCGCCGGGTGTTCTCAGCATCTTGGCGGGTGATGCCGACGTCAGCCAGTATCTGGTGGAGCACGACGACGTTGCGGCAGTGCACTTCACCGGTGGTACTGAGGTCGGGAGGGCGGTCATGCACGCCTGTGCTGACCGGGTGGCCAACGTGGTGCTCGAGCTGGGCGGTAAATCGGCGGCGATCGTGGCCGCCGACGCCGATCTGGAAGCGACTGTCCCTGCGCTGGTCGACGCCATGGCGCTCTACAGCGGCCAGATCTGTTTGACCATGACTCGGCTCGTCGTAGCACGAGAGATCCACGATCAGGTCGTCGCGGGCCTCGTCGCCGGCCTGAAGGCTCTGAAGGTCGGTGATCCGACCGATCCGGAAACAACGTGGGGTCCATTGGCTGCCCCGCGATTCCTTGAGCGTGCGGAGGGCTACATCCATCGAGCGGTGGCCGAGGGTGCGACGGTCGCCTACGGGGGCCGGAGACCCGCGGGATTAGACGGGTACTTCCTCGAACCGACGTTGCTGACCAATGTCACGCGCGACATGGAGGTCGCTCAACGGGAGATTTTCGGGCCGGTGTATTGCGTGATCCCCTTCGACACGATCGACGAGGCGATCGACATCGCCAACGATTCTCGTTACGGCCTGTCCGGGTCGGTGTTCACTTCCGACCCCGACATCGGGTTGGAGGTTGCGCGCCGCGTGCAATCCGGCGTCTTCGTCGTCAATGCGACGTTCCCATGCCTGGCGGCGCCGTTCGGTGGCGTCAAGCAGTCGGGCTTCGGCCGTGAGGGCGGGCCGGAGGGACTGTTGTCCTTGACCCAGATGAAGTGCATCACGTTGTAA